The DNA segment AATTGTGCAGCAGCACTTTTCTTATATTCATTACGTATAAATATTTAAATAACTTTACAATATTTAATTTTCCAGGCAGTTATTTATTTAAGTAATTCAATGGATTTATCGCACTTCCATTGACGCGGACTTCAAAATGCACATGGTTTCCGGACGCTCTGCCTGTAGATCCTACTGTCGCAATTTGCTGGCCTTTTTCCACCTGCTGACCTACCGACACGGTAATAGAACTATTATGGGCATAATAGGTTTCTATGCCTCCGCCGTGATTTATTATAACCAAGTTTCCATAGCCGCCCTGCCATCCTGTAAAGGTTACTGTACCACTGTTAGACGCGCGCACCGGAGCACCTTTACTCTGAGCAATATCGATTCCGGTATGAAATTCACTGCCCCTATATCCAAAAGGCGAAGTAATTTGTCCAACTGTAGGCCAGGAAAATCTCCCATTGCCGCGGAAGGCCACTTCAGCTTTTGTGCCTCTTGCAACAATTCGAGTTACGGGCTCTTTAACCACCTTTTCATCGATAACAGTCTGAGATACTTTAATACCATTTTTAAATACCGCTTCTGCAGCAATTTCCTTAGAGCCTTTCTCTCCCGCCTGCTTTACCTTCTGATCCCATGTCCACAAAGAGTTATCTTTGACTACTTCAGTTTCATAAGGTATGTCTTCATTATATGTAATCTTCTTTACCACTGTAACATTTAGAAGTGGTTTTATTTCAGTTAGGTTTATCTTTTCTCCTAAGGCTAATTCATTTTCAGACTTTAATTGAGGATTTGCCTTTATCAAATCATCCAAAGACATATTCTTTTCCTGTGAAATAGACCAGAGGCTATCGCCCTCAACTACCTCATATGTCTTGGTTTCTAAGGCTCCCTTTAATATAAGGTTTTTTGCTTCTTCAGCACTTAAGGTTTCTTTAGGGTATACATACCTTTCGATTAACTTGACTTTTTCGGCTACCTCTACTTTAATTAATTCTCCGGGTGCTTGGTTTATGTAATAGTTCTTTACTTCATCCAAAACCGCTTCTGCAGTAGTCTTATCTTTTACCACAGCAACTTCTTTTTCATCTATTTCAATAGCTACGGCTTTTAGTTTATAAGTCAAGGCAGATTCCAGTTTTTTAATCATTTCCTCTTCTGAGTCAAGCTTTTTTCCTAAAGCTCTTACCGGCGAGATTTTTATATCTTGAACAAATTCTATATCTGCACCAAGCTTATTTTCATATTTTTTTTGCAACTCGGTTTTAATTTCAGTTAATTCCTGGTAGTTTTTTACATTTCCTATTTTTTCGCCGCCAACACTTACTTCAAGCACAGAACGACTAAGAAGTGCTATTAAAACAGCGAAAGTAACAATGACACAACATCCGGCAAGCAATAAAGTTTTTGTCTTTTTATCGGTCTTTGCCTTCAGGTAAAGCCCTTTAAGGTCTTTAAAACTAGGCGCTTCCATTCACCCACTCCTTTCTTTTGCATATGGCGGAAAGTACAATAAACCCACTTTACTTTCCCCTAACACATGTAGCAAAGGCATTCCTGAAATATAGCGCAACCTCAGCTTACATCTTGTAATAAATATTTAATTTGTAATAAATATTTAATATTTGCGTAACATCTTTGTAATTTAACACACCAATATTATATTCTATGCAAATTGTGATTTTCCTTCTTCTGATTTGAATTTTTTCTACAGTAAAAGTTTCCAATTTCCTCCAGCATTGATTAAGCGATATTGTATGAGTTTTTATTCAACAATTAAAAGCATGTAAAATTCAATTACTAATTTTTAAGCCATCATCATAAATTAAACCAAGTGATACCTTGCAGTTATATGTCCTTATAAGATAAGGATTTCCAATTTTACCATAAATATACCTATGATGCCTTATCTAATATATCTGTGCTTCTAAGGCAATCATTTATATAGTCGGTCCAATCCACGCCTGTTACATGATTCAAGGCTTTTATAAAATCAGCGGTTGTGGCATTTTTATAAAGGTTTTGTTCAAAGTAGTACCTCAGTGCTTGCTGAAGTTTGCCTTTTCCTATTCGGCCTTCTAAATCCTTAACCATTATAGTGCCCTTGTGATACACCGCAGCACTATAATCTTTCCAGTCTACAAATTCCGATAGCGGTCTTAATATTGGTCCTGGCGTGTGGGCCGCTTCGTACAGCTTATACGGGTTTAAGATGGCTTGTTCATAAACTTTCTGCCCATTCTTTCTGCCGTAAAAGTAATCATAATACAAAAGCGTAGAATACTCAGCCAATGCCTCATCCAACCAAGCTTCCTCTACCTGGTTATTGCCTACAAGGCCATACCACCATTGATGAGCTGTTTCATGCACCACTACATACTCAAAGAATCCGCTTGAGCCGTAAAATTCATTGCCTATCATTACTAAATTTGGAAACTCCATACCACCTATGTAAAAATCTGAGGCAACAACCGAGTAATGTGAATATGGATATTTGCCAAAATACTCATTAAAAAACCCTAAGGCATTTTTTGCATATTCAAGGGCTTTTAAACCATACTTCTTATTTTCCCCTTCAAAATAATACGACATTAGTTGGGTATTGTCAACAGTGGCTGATTCTACTGCAAATTTATTGCTGCTGATCCAAGCAAAATCTCTTACGAGCTCAGTCTTAAAATTCCAAATTACATTGTTTCCTGCTTCCACGATTTTTTCTTGTAAGCTGCCGCTTGCCGCTATCTTATAAGCTTTAGGAGCTCTTATGCTTACATCATAAAGGCCCATTTCACTGTAGAAAGGATCGCCTACGCAGTAATACGGATCTTTATGCCAGCCTTTTTCATCATAGACGGCAAGAATAGGATACCAATTTGCTAAATTAAAAGTGTTTTGCCCATATCCAAATCGTCCGAGAGCTGGAGGAATTTTTACATCAAACTCTATTGTAAGAACCAATTTATCCTGCGGCTCTAATAGTTTGCTAGGCATTACCTTCAATATCGTATTTTCAATTTCAAAATTTACTTTGGAAGATTCATCAGAAATTTTTTTAACATATAAGTATCCCGGCTCAAAACCGTCAGGATACGCCTGCTGTATCTCTTCCTTCGGGAAGGGAGCCTCATCAAGTGATTTGAATGCATTTGGATACAGATGGAAATAAAGTTCCTGAAATGCTTTTGCTTTGTCATTGGTTATCGCAACCTTTTCAATGACAGCAATCCTTTTTTCTTCAGGATAAAAGGTCACATCCATTTCATACCGAGGGCAGTTTATCATAATTTCTTCGGTTATCTTTTGTATTTCCTTTTGGTGGCCTTTCTGAAAAAGCAAAAGGCTTAAGCCTATTATAACCAGTATAAATCCAAGCCTAATTGCAAACTTTCTCTTTTTCACACTTCACTTCCCCTTCCTGTGCTTTTATAAACCATATAGACTTATTGCATTACTGCTCATTAGTTAATTTATTTACTCTTTTGATGTTTTATTCTGGTCCAAAGAGATTGCTGATAAAATTAGTGTCTGATAGACTTGAAAATTTAGCAAAAAAGGCTTCCACTTAAAAAGTGAAAGCCTTTTAATAAATGCTAGAGTATTAATCAGGCACTCGGCCTATGGACAAAATAAGAGGTTTTGAGAAAATATCGATTTCCCAAAACCTCGATGTATCTTGGTTGGAGCGGAAAACGGGATTTGAACCCGCGGCCCTCGGCTTGGGAAGCCGATGCTCTACCACTGAGCTATTTCCGCCCACTGAGTACTATTATAAAGCTGCTATTAGGTTTTGTCAATCTGTGGCTTTAAAGCTGATTTAATATTTGACCCATTTAACTTAAACAGGTCGAATTTAACTTTTTGTATGTACATCATTTTTAAGAAATATCATAAAAAAACAAAACTACATAAAAAATAGTTTTGCATTACTCCATTTAGTATTTTACTTTTGTGGTATAAATAAAATGGTGACCCCGAGGGGATTCGAACCCCTGATACCGCCGTGAAAGGGCGATGTCTTAACCACTTGACCACGGGGCCACAAATGGTGAGCCATCCGCGACTCGAACGCGGGACACCCTGATTAAAAGTCAGGTGCTCTGCCGACTGAGCTAATGGCTCACTTAAGGCAAGCAGATATTATATTACTATAAAACCTCTTACCTGTCAACACCTTAAAAGAAAAAATCACTGTCTATAATGCACGCTTTAGTATCTCTCTAGCCACTACTATGCCTGATGCTGATGCTTGTGCTAAGCCACGGGTTACGCCGGCACCATCGCCTGCAGCAAAAAGGTTTGTTATCTGTGTTTCCAGATTGCTGGTCAGGGCAGGCCTAGAAGAATAAAACTTTACCTCAGCACCGTATAGTAAAGTATGGTATGAGTTTACCCCCGGCGCCAGCTTATCCATGGCCTCCAGCATTTCTAAGATACTTACCATATGGCGATATGGAAATACCAGGCTCAAGTCACCCGGTGTGGCCTCTTTCAGCGTTGGCTCCACTAAACCCCTTTTTATGCGTTCCGGAGTTGACCTTCTCCCCGACAATAAATCTCCCAGCCTTTGGACCAACACTCCACCACCGAGCATATTGGCTAGAGTCGCAATGTTCTTGCCGTATGCAATTGGCTCCTTAAATGGTTCGGTAAAGGTTTTGCTAACTAATAAAGCAAAATTCGTATTGGCGGTCTTACGATCCAAGTAGCTGTGTCCATTGACGGTTACTAGGCCGTTATTGTTTTCCATAACTACTTCGCCATAGGGATTCATGCAGAAAGTCCTAACCTTATCATCAAAGGATTTTGAATAGTATATTAACTTAGATTCATAAACTACATCCGTAAGATGTTCCATTACAACAGCCGGCACTTCGACTCGAACACCTATATCCACTGGATTAATAGACATATCAAGCTTCAAATGCTCAGCCTCAGTTGAAAACCACTCGGAACCTTCTCTGCCGGGGACAACAACTACATAATCCGAAAAATATTCGCTGCCGTCGCAAGTTCTAATTCCCTTGGCACGGCCATCCTGCACAAGTATGTTTTTAACTTCGGTGCATGTGTTTATTTCTACCCTTTGATCCAAATAATCTCGCATCTGTTTTAATATTTTCAAACATGTTTCAGTGCCCAAATGTTTTAATTTTGCCGGTATTAATCTTAAATCGGCAGTTGCAGCTTTTTGTTGCAGTACACGAGTTTCTTCATTCTCAATACCGTAAACTTCTTTAGTGCCCCCGAATTTCAAATATACACTATCGACATAGCTGATAAGCTCCATTACTTCGTTTCGAGAAATATATTCATCCAGCCATCCTCCAAACTCAGTGGTCAGGGTAAGTTTGCCGTCACTAAAAGCACCGGCACCGCCCCAACCATTGACAATTGAACAGGGATTGCAGCGCAGACATTGAACATTGTTTTGCTTGGAAGGACAATTCCTGTTTTCAATATCTTTGCCTTTTTCAACAATTAATATTGAAAGTTCAGGCGCATTTTCAGCCAATTCAAGAGCGGTAAATATCCCTGCCGGACCCGCTCCAACTATAATCACATCATATTTTTTTGGCATAGTATTCCTCACTTTCACTGCCGAAGCAGCATTTTTATTCAGATGCCAATATCAGCATCTTTCCCAACTTTGTATCTTTTTGCACTTCGCATTTCCTTATATTTTCACTTTTTTGCAGCACTACTAATATACCAAAATTTAGCTGGAAAATCAATTTATTTTCCGAATATTTTACTAAAATATGTTAATATTTCTTACAAGAATTGCCTGTCTTGGTATTTGTCATATGTATATATCAGGTAAATATTGAAATACTAGAAACAGACCAATACAATTGCATTTTTAAAAGGAGGCTTTCTATGTTTGAATCTAAGACTGCGATGGACGTAAAACAATTCTCTATCAAACCTTCAGATATCGGATACGAAACTGAAACTGCCGAGGAAATGGCACCCAATTTAGGTAAAACCGATAACAAAACAATGTCAAAACAGTCGTATAAGGTTAATACAAGACCCCCTCTTATGCTTTACCCTGGAGAATAATAAAAAGATATATCAAAAAAGGTAAATGCCATTGTGATATATTAAAAATCATCAGCCGCCGGAATACTCTCCAATGGTATTTATTCCGGCGGCTGTTGTCATCCAAATTT comes from the Tepidanaerobacter acetatoxydans Re1 genome and includes:
- a CDS encoding peptidoglycan DD-metalloendopeptidase family protein translates to MEAPSFKDLKGLYLKAKTDKKTKTLLLAGCCVIVTFAVLIALLSRSVLEVSVGGEKIGNVKNYQELTEIKTELQKKYENKLGADIEFVQDIKISPVRALGKKLDSEEEMIKKLESALTYKLKAVAIEIDEKEVAVVKDKTTAEAVLDEVKNYYINQAPGELIKVEVAEKVKLIERYVYPKETLSAEEAKNLILKGALETKTYEVVEGDSLWSISQEKNMSLDDLIKANPQLKSENELALGEKINLTEIKPLLNVTVVKKITYNEDIPYETEVVKDNSLWTWDQKVKQAGEKGSKEIAAEAVFKNGIKVSQTVIDEKVVKEPVTRIVARGTKAEVAFRGNGRFSWPTVGQITSPFGYRGSEFHTGIDIAQSKGAPVRASNSGTVTFTGWQGGYGNLVIINHGGGIETYYAHNSSITVSVGQQVEKGQQIATVGSTGRASGNHVHFEVRVNGSAINPLNYLNK
- a CDS encoding M1 family metallopeptidase, with the translated sequence MKKRKFAIRLGFILVIIGLSLLLFQKGHQKEIQKITEEIMINCPRYEMDVTFYPEEKRIAVIEKVAITNDKAKAFQELYFHLYPNAFKSLDEAPFPKEEIQQAYPDGFEPGYLYVKKISDESSKVNFEIENTILKVMPSKLLEPQDKLVLTIEFDVKIPPALGRFGYGQNTFNLANWYPILAVYDEKGWHKDPYYCVGDPFYSEMGLYDVSIRAPKAYKIAASGSLQEKIVEAGNNVIWNFKTELVRDFAWISSNKFAVESATVDNTQLMSYYFEGENKKYGLKALEYAKNALGFFNEYFGKYPYSHYSVVASDFYIGGMEFPNLVMIGNEFYGSSGFFEYVVVHETAHQWWYGLVGNNQVEEAWLDEALAEYSTLLYYDYFYGRKNGQKVYEQAILNPYKLYEAAHTPGPILRPLSEFVDWKDYSAAVYHKGTIMVKDLEGRIGKGKLQQALRYYFEQNLYKNATTADFIKALNHVTGVDWTDYINDCLRSTDILDKAS
- a CDS encoding NAD(P)/FAD-dependent oxidoreductase — its product is MPKKYDVIIVGAGPAGIFTALELAENAPELSILIVEKGKDIENRNCPSKQNNVQCLRCNPCSIVNGWGGAGAFSDGKLTLTTEFGGWLDEYISRNEVMELISYVDSVYLKFGGTKEVYGIENEETRVLQQKAATADLRLIPAKLKHLGTETCLKILKQMRDYLDQRVEINTCTEVKNILVQDGRAKGIRTCDGSEYFSDYVVVVPGREGSEWFSTEAEHLKLDMSINPVDIGVRVEVPAVVMEHLTDVVYESKLIYYSKSFDDKVRTFCMNPYGEVVMENNNGLVTVNGHSYLDRKTANTNFALLVSKTFTEPFKEPIAYGKNIATLANMLGGGVLVQRLGDLLSGRRSTPERIKRGLVEPTLKEATPGDLSLVFPYRHMVSILEMLEAMDKLAPGVNSYHTLLYGAEVKFYSSRPALTSNLETQITNLFAAGDGAGVTRGLAQASASGIVVAREILKRAL